One genomic region from Leptolyngbyaceae cyanobacterium JSC-12 encodes:
- a CDS encoding membrane protease subunit, stomatin/prohibitin (IMG reference gene:2510096205~PFAM: SPFH domain / Band 7 family) — protein sequence MESLIAIATLAIIGYMIGSVKVINQGYEGLVERLGRYQRSLKPGLNFVVPLLDTVLVETTREQLLDIEPQSAITRDNVTITVNAVLYWKILDVQKAYYAIENLEEALKSLVLTTLRSEIGQMDLRETVSSRNKINQALLKELDHATEPWGVKVIRVEVQEIKLSATLEKSLETERAAESERRAQISKTEGMVESIRRISKALKEDKDNTAPILRYLLAQQYVEANFELGKSENSKILFMNPQSLTEAISEMIGHDQNEGGVK from the coding sequence ATGGAGTCGCTTATTGCCATCGCTACCCTTGCAATTATTGGCTACATGATCGGTTCCGTTAAAGTCATTAATCAGGGTTACGAAGGACTGGTTGAACGGCTCGGACGCTATCAGCGCTCCCTCAAACCAGGACTCAATTTTGTCGTGCCCTTGCTGGACACCGTGCTGGTAGAAACCACCCGTGAACAGTTGCTTGATATTGAGCCGCAGTCGGCAATTACACGAGATAACGTTACGATCACCGTTAATGCAGTGCTTTATTGGAAGATTCTGGATGTGCAAAAGGCATACTACGCCATCGAAAATTTGGAAGAAGCGCTAAAAAGTTTGGTGTTAACCACCCTCCGATCAGAAATTGGACAGATGGATCTGCGGGAAACCGTTTCATCCCGCAACAAAATCAACCAGGCATTGCTGAAAGAATTAGATCATGCCACTGAACCGTGGGGCGTGAAGGTTATCCGCGTAGAGGTGCAAGAAATTAAGCTCTCTGCCACTCTGGAAAAATCTCTAGAAACTGAGCGGGCAGCCGAAAGTGAACGCCGCGCCCAAATTTCCAAGACAGAGGGCATGGTGGAATCGATCCGGCGAATCTCAAAAGCACTGAAAGAAGACAAGGACAATACCGCTCCCATTTTGCGCTACTTGCTGGCTCAGCAATATGTGGAAGCCAACTTTGAGCTTGGAAAAAGCGAGAACTCCAAGATTCTATTCATGAATCCTCAAAGTCTAACCGAAGCCATCAGTGAGATGATTGGGCATGATCAGAATGAGGGAGGAGTGAAGTAG